From Desulfovibrio sp. TomC, a single genomic window includes:
- a CDS encoding 6-pyruvoyl trahydropterin synthase family protein translates to MTEQRKGRWRLTVTEGFCASHCLRGYEGPCENLHGHNFGVEAVVEGERLDPKVEYLVDFKVLRGRLRQILGELDHRHLNDLPAFSLENPSSENLARHIYRRLEAAITGEPVRLVSVSVSEKEASKATYMEY, encoded by the coding sequence ATGACGGAACAGCGCAAGGGTCGCTGGCGGTTGACGGTCACCGAGGGTTTTTGCGCCTCGCATTGTCTGCGGGGCTATGAAGGGCCGTGCGAAAATCTGCACGGCCACAACTTTGGCGTCGAGGCTGTGGTCGAGGGGGAACGCCTTGACCCCAAGGTGGAATATCTGGTCGATTTCAAGGTGCTGCGCGGCCGGTTGCGCCAGATTCTGGGCGAACTGGATCACCGGCACTTAAACGATCTGCCGGCATTTTCACTGGAAAACCCGTCGTCGGAGAATCTGGCCCGGCATATCTACCGCCGCCTTGAGGCGGCCATTACCGGCGAACCGGTGCGGCTGGTCAGCGTGTCGGTGTCGGAGAAAGAGGCCAGCAAGGCGACCTATATGGAATATTAG
- a CDS encoding glycosyltransferase, with amino-acid sequence MGRRLHIAIVTYNRLESTIQCIESVVAKTDTDFRLTVVDNGSKQETVAYLLRLYNKKIIDDLYLFEKNMGVACGYNFALSISKEPFFVRLDNDIIIQDKSWANVLMEALTTRPETGTVGFHVWANCPEDTIAALRDCVVFVPRSFTTGACSMSRRDVHERLGFWCEDYGLYGEEDADFGFRLHQAGFIAGYIDKRGRYIQHEHTPYETDDVGPLRNNKNRVATLRLFLLNKFMYKNGLRDLFMHRKYDARVDGLNVTFAENPEYARYMEEVVKLGRKMEPVLAADLEQYYKQR; translated from the coding sequence ATGGGCCGCAGACTGCACATAGCCATCGTGACGTACAACAGACTGGAATCGACCATACAGTGCATAGAATCCGTCGTGGCCAAGACGGATACGGATTTTCGGCTGACCGTTGTCGACAACGGCAGCAAACAGGAAACAGTCGCCTATCTGCTGCGGTTGTATAATAAAAAAATTATTGATGATTTGTATTTGTTCGAAAAGAACATGGGTGTGGCCTGCGGCTATAATTTCGCCTTGTCGATTTCAAAAGAGCCTTTTTTTGTCAGATTGGACAACGACATCATCATCCAGGACAAATCCTGGGCCAATGTGTTGATGGAGGCTCTGACGACGCGCCCCGAGACCGGAACCGTGGGCTTTCATGTCTGGGCCAATTGCCCGGAAGATACGATTGCCGCCTTGCGCGATTGCGTCGTCTTTGTGCCCAGGAGCTTTACGACCGGGGCCTGCTCAATGTCCCGGCGCGATGTCCATGAGCGGTTGGGCTTTTGGTGCGAGGATTACGGCCTCTACGGCGAAGAGGACGCCGATTTCGGCTTTCGTCTGCATCAGGCCGGGTTTATCGCCGGGTATATCGACAAACGCGGCAGGTATATCCAGCATGAGCACACGCCGTATGAAACGGACGACGTCGGACCGCTTCGCAACAACAAGAATCGCGTTGCGACGCTGCGACTGTTTTTACTCAATAAGTTCATGTACAAAAACGGGTTGCGCGATCTTTTTATGCATCGGAAATATGATGCCCGGGTTGACGGCCTCAACGTGACCTTTGCCGAAAATCCGGAGTATGCCCGCTACATGGAAGAGGTCGTAAAGCTTGGCCGGAAAATGGAACCGGTCCTGGCCGCTGATTTGGAGCAGTATTACAAACAACGCTGA
- the dnaE gene encoding DNA polymerase III subunit alpha — MSDFVHLHCHTEYSLLDGAIRIGDLVKTAASFGSPAAAITDHGNLHGALTFYDAAKKAGIKPIIGCEVYVTPGSRTDRDPRSPRYHLVLLAQNMVGYKNLLKLVTKGHTEGMYYKPRVDKELLGQYGEGLIALSACLKGEVNQKLLKEGKDQAVAMAKEYAALFPDRFYLEIQANGIPEQTTCNNFLIELSDHLKLPLVATNDCHYLRADDAEAHDILLCIQTAACVDDVKRMRFSTQDLYYRSPEEMAAAFPDVPQALANSCEIAERVDLTLKFGDYHFPVYKTPPEQSLDDVMADMARKGLTERLTKMPGVDVKVYWERLELELGVIKQMGFPGYFLIVQDFINWAKNNGIPVGPGRGSAAGSLVAYALRITNLDPLPYDLLFERFLNIERVSMPDIDVDFCERRRHEVIRYVTEHYGEEAVAQITTFGTMKAKGVVRDVGRALGMTFGETDRIAKLIPEDLKMTIDKALAQEPELKTMMAQDPRVARLIDVSRRLEGLARHASTHAAGVVVSDTAMTEYVPLYKGKNNETVTQWDMKRVEKAGLVKFDFLGLKTMTVIDDALQIIREMGETPPDLDTLPFTDEATYDLFARGDTDGIFQVESQGMRKYLRMLKPNCFEDIIAMLALYRPGPLGSGMVELFIRRKHGEDVVEYPHPRLEETLKPTYGVIVYQEQVMKIAQVLASFSLGAGDLLRRAMGKKNAEEMAKQRSFFVEGCAGNDIEAKKANEIFDLMEKFAEYGFNKSHSAAYALISYHTAYLKAHYPVAFMAALMTSDMENQDKLLQYIAACRDNDLELLPPDVNAGYPHFSVKDNKILYGLAAVKNVGRDAVAEIVAAREEGGPFTSLLDFTSRVNMRKITKRVIEYLIKCGACDTFGCSRAALLAGLDQAAALGQKRAADKNDGRLSLMTLMPEKPQPTVGLGLSCAEATLPEWHHEEMMAFEKEALGFYLTSHPLLAFERDLRAMRLTTLAQCAGMEPGVEVKVACICVSTKEIITKKGQKMAFSKLEDHLGGEAEAVVFSDVYALSREHLDADIPLFITAKIGNSDQAEGEGKKVIKLQAVRIDPLSTIIGGSDEPVEVLVACPDDNPVALEPLARILKKYHGQCTVHLVLNLPRAVCRLRLGHEYGVKRCPELRRELDAFEQGAIGR, encoded by the coding sequence ATGTCCGATTTCGTCCACCTGCATTGCCACACCGAATACAGCCTCCTCGACGGGGCCATCCGCATCGGCGATCTGGTCAAGACTGCGGCCTCGTTTGGTTCGCCGGCCGCGGCCATCACCGACCACGGCAACCTCCACGGCGCGCTGACCTTTTACGACGCGGCCAAAAAAGCCGGCATAAAGCCCATCATCGGCTGCGAGGTCTACGTCACTCCCGGCAGCCGCACCGACCGGGACCCGCGAAGCCCGCGCTACCATCTGGTGCTCCTGGCCCAGAACATGGTCGGCTACAAGAATCTGCTCAAGCTCGTGACCAAGGGCCACACCGAGGGCATGTACTACAAGCCCCGGGTGGACAAGGAGTTGCTTGGCCAATACGGCGAGGGGCTGATTGCCCTGTCGGCCTGCCTCAAGGGCGAGGTCAACCAGAAGCTGTTGAAAGAGGGCAAGGATCAGGCTGTGGCCATGGCCAAGGAGTATGCGGCCCTGTTCCCGGACCGATTCTACCTGGAGATCCAGGCCAACGGCATTCCCGAGCAGACCACCTGCAATAATTTTCTGATCGAGCTTTCCGATCACCTCAAGCTGCCGCTGGTGGCCACCAACGACTGCCACTATCTGCGCGCCGACGACGCCGAGGCCCACGACATTTTGCTGTGTATCCAGACGGCCGCCTGCGTGGACGACGTCAAACGCATGCGTTTTTCCACCCAGGACCTCTATTATCGCAGCCCCGAAGAAATGGCCGCTGCCTTTCCGGACGTGCCGCAAGCCCTGGCCAATTCCTGCGAGATTGCCGAACGCGTCGACCTGACGCTCAAGTTTGGCGACTACCATTTTCCGGTCTACAAGACCCCGCCCGAACAATCCCTCGACGACGTCATGGCCGACATGGCCCGAAAGGGCCTGACCGAACGGCTGACCAAGATGCCGGGCGTGGACGTCAAGGTCTACTGGGAGCGCCTGGAACTGGAACTCGGCGTCATCAAGCAGATGGGCTTCCCGGGCTATTTCCTGATCGTCCAGGACTTTATCAACTGGGCCAAAAACAACGGCATCCCGGTCGGCCCCGGCCGTGGCTCGGCCGCCGGATCGCTGGTGGCCTATGCCCTTCGCATCACCAACCTCGACCCCTTGCCCTATGATCTGCTGTTTGAGCGGTTTCTCAATATCGAACGGGTGAGCATGCCCGATATCGACGTGGATTTTTGCGAACGCCGCCGCCACGAGGTCATCCGCTACGTCACCGAGCACTACGGCGAAGAAGCCGTGGCCCAGATCACCACCTTTGGCACCATGAAGGCCAAGGGCGTGGTGCGCGACGTCGGCCGGGCGCTCGGCATGACCTTTGGCGAGACCGACCGCATCGCCAAGCTCATTCCCGAAGATCTCAAGATGACCATCGACAAGGCCCTGGCCCAGGAGCCGGAATTAAAGACCATGATGGCCCAGGACCCCCGCGTGGCCCGGCTCATCGACGTCTCCCGCCGCCTGGAGGGCTTGGCCCGCCATGCCTCCACCCACGCCGCCGGCGTGGTCGTGTCCGACACGGCCATGACCGAGTATGTGCCGCTGTATAAAGGGAAAAACAACGAAACCGTGACCCAGTGGGACATGAAGCGCGTGGAAAAAGCCGGACTGGTCAAGTTCGACTTCCTCGGGCTCAAGACCATGACGGTCATTGACGACGCCTTGCAGATCATCCGCGAGATGGGCGAGACGCCGCCGGATCTCGACACCTTGCCCTTTACCGACGAGGCCACCTACGATCTCTTTGCCCGGGGCGACACCGACGGCATCTTCCAGGTGGAAAGCCAGGGCATGCGCAAGTATCTGCGGATGCTCAAGCCCAACTGCTTTGAAGACATCATCGCCATGCTGGCGCTGTATCGCCCGGGACCGCTTGGCTCGGGCATGGTCGAGCTGTTTATTCGCCGCAAGCACGGCGAGGACGTGGTCGAGTACCCCCATCCGCGCCTGGAAGAGACGCTCAAGCCCACCTATGGCGTCATCGTCTACCAGGAACAGGTCATGAAGATCGCCCAGGTCCTGGCCAGTTTTTCCCTGGGCGCCGGCGACCTGCTGCGTCGGGCCATGGGCAAGAAAAACGCCGAGGAAATGGCCAAGCAGCGCAGCTTTTTCGTGGAGGGCTGCGCGGGTAACGATATCGAGGCCAAAAAGGCCAATGAAATTTTCGACTTGATGGAGAAGTTCGCGGAGTACGGCTTCAACAAATCCCACAGCGCCGCCTATGCCCTGATTTCCTACCACACGGCCTATTTGAAGGCCCACTATCCGGTGGCCTTCATGGCCGCGCTCATGACCTCGGATATGGAAAATCAGGACAAGCTCCTGCAATACATCGCCGCCTGCCGCGACAACGATCTTGAACTGCTGCCGCCCGACGTCAATGCCGGCTATCCGCACTTTTCCGTCAAGGACAACAAGATTCTCTACGGGCTGGCGGCGGTTAAAAACGTCGGCCGCGACGCCGTGGCCGAGATCGTGGCCGCCCGCGAGGAGGGCGGCCCCTTTACGTCGCTCCTGGATTTCACCAGCCGCGTGAACATGCGCAAGATCACCAAGCGCGTCATCGAATATCTGATCAAATGCGGGGCCTGCGACACCTTTGGCTGTTCCCGGGCCGCCCTGCTGGCCGGCCTCGATCAGGCTGCCGCCCTTGGCCAGAAGCGGGCGGCGGATAAAAACGACGGCCGCCTGTCGCTCATGACGCTTATGCCCGAAAAGCCCCAGCCCACCGTGGGCCTGGGCCTGTCGTGCGCCGAGGCCACGCTGCCGGAATGGCACCATGAAGAGATGATGGCCTTTGAAAAGGAAGCGCTCGGCTTTTACCTGACCAGCCATCCGCTTCTCGCTTTCGAGCGCGATCTGCGGGCCATGCGCTTAACGACCCTGGCCCAGTGCGCCGGCATGGAGCCCGGGGTCGAGGTCAAGGTCGCCTGCATCTGCGTGTCCACCAAGGAGATCATCACCAAGAAAGGCCAGAAAATGGCCTTCAGCAAGCTCGAAGACCACCTTGGCGGCGAGGCCGAGGCAGTGGTCTTTTCCGATGTCTATGCCCTGTCTCGCGAACATCTGGACGCCGATATCCCGCTTTTCATCACGGCCAAGATCGGCAACTCGGATCAGGCTGAGGGCGAGGGCAAAAAGGTCATCAAGCTCCAAGCCGTGCGTATCGATCCCCTGTCCACGATCATCGGCGGCAGCGATGAGCCGGTGGAAGTCCTGGTGGCCTGCCCCGACGACAACCCCGTGGCCCTGGAACCCCTGGCCCGGATTCTCAAGAAATACCACGGCCAGTGCACCGTGCATCTGGTGCTGAACCTGCCCCGGGCCGTGTGCCGGCTGCGGCTCGGGCACGAATACGGCGTCAAACGCTGTCCGGAACTGCGCCGCGAACTCGACGCCTTCGAGCAGGGAGCCATTGGCCGGTAG
- a CDS encoding VOC family protein yields the protein MAIRYVHTNLIARNWRALSAFYIRLFDCKPVPPERDLSGDWLDAATGIDNSHLTGIHLRLPGHGDTGPTLEIFSYDICPEHPDIAPDTPGFSHIAFLVDDVAGMSQAVLDAGGTAVGALATRDVPGVGRLVFRYMRDPEGNVIELQSWN from the coding sequence ATGGCCATTCGCTACGTCCATACCAATCTGATCGCCCGCAACTGGCGGGCCTTGTCCGCGTTCTATATCCGTCTCTTTGATTGCAAGCCCGTGCCCCCGGAGCGCGACCTGTCCGGCGACTGGCTTGACGCCGCAACCGGCATCGACAACTCCCACCTGACCGGCATCCACCTGCGCCTGCCCGGCCATGGCGACACCGGCCCGACGCTGGAAATCTTCTCCTACGACATCTGTCCCGAACACCCCGACATCGCCCCGGATACGCCGGGCTTTTCCCATATCGCCTTTCTCGTGGACGACGTGGCCGGGATGTCCCAGGCCGTGCTCGATGCCGGCGGCACGGCTGTTGGCGCGCTGGCCACTCGTGACGTGCCCGGCGTCGGACGGCTGGTCTTTCGCTATATGCGCGATCCCGAAGGCAACGTGATCGAGCTGCAAAGCTGGAATTAG
- a CDS encoding DUF309 domain-containing protein has translation MSSSSFAPPALVQAVAEFNAGEFFACHDTLEAFWLSDVSPERDLYKAVIQVAAGLYHLGNGNVRGCRKLLLRATGYLTRFVPRAAGLDVAGLVVMTQAVLAWLETASPGEPLPAQLVPHIAFTAD, from the coding sequence ATGTCAAGCAGCTCCTTTGCGCCGCCGGCTTTGGTCCAGGCCGTGGCCGAATTTAACGCCGGCGAGTTTTTCGCCTGCCACGACACCCTGGAAGCCTTCTGGCTGTCCGATGTCTCGCCCGAGCGCGACCTGTACAAGGCGGTGATCCAGGTGGCGGCCGGGCTGTATCATCTGGGCAACGGCAATGTCCGGGGTTGCCGCAAGCTCCTTCTCCGGGCTACGGGGTATCTCACACGGTTCGTGCCGCGTGCGGCAGGCCTGGATGTGGCCGGGCTGGTGGTCATGACCCAGGCGGTCCTGGCCTGGCTTGAGACGGCTTCCCCGGGGGAGCCGTTGCCGGCGCAGCTTGTGCCGCACATTGCCTTTACGGCCGACTAA
- a CDS encoding NAD(P)/FAD-dependent oxidoreductase, with amino-acid sequence MQVDVAILGAGAAGLCCAIGCGRRGRSVLLIDHGRKIARKVLASGGGRANCTNEDIVPADYVCGNPHFVKSALARLPSRDFLDWIHAGGVATQVEDAGKHFCTGGAITLVRFLEARAREVGAQFMLGATVAAARKDGEAFAVDTDAGTVRAASLVLALGGKSWPGLGATDFGYALARGFGLAVTPLLPGLTPLLAGPDMAAFCQELSGVSLPVVIRGQGEAVGSLLFTHKGISGPAVLDASMFWRGGELAIDFLPGLDLEAVLAEAPRLEIKNALARVLPKRLAGEVAQKLALAGPVAGLSPKARRELAAKLVAFPFTPGKAEGYAKAEVTIGGVDTAAISSKTLEATRVPGLYVIGELLDVTGRLGGFNLHWAYASGFAAGESA; translated from the coding sequence ATGCAGGTCGATGTCGCCATATTGGGAGCCGGAGCCGCCGGGCTGTGTTGCGCCATAGGCTGCGGCCGGCGCGGGCGTTCGGTCCTGCTCATTGACCATGGCCGCAAGATTGCCCGCAAGGTCCTGGCCTCGGGGGGTGGGCGGGCCAACTGCACCAACGAGGACATTGTGCCGGCCGATTATGTCTGCGGCAACCCCCATTTCGTCAAATCCGCCCTGGCCCGCCTGCCCTCCCGGGATTTTTTGGACTGGATACACGCCGGCGGCGTGGCCACCCAGGTGGAAGACGCCGGCAAGCATTTCTGTACCGGCGGGGCCATCACCCTGGTGCGGTTTCTCGAAGCGCGCGCCCGGGAGGTCGGGGCGCAGTTCATGCTGGGCGCAACTGTGGCCGCAGCCCGCAAAGACGGCGAGGCCTTTGCCGTCGACACCGATGCCGGCACGGTGCGGGCCGCCTCCCTGGTATTGGCCCTGGGCGGCAAATCCTGGCCGGGGCTGGGGGCCACGGACTTCGGCTACGCCCTGGCCCGGGGTTTCGGTCTGGCCGTCACGCCGCTTTTGCCGGGTCTGACCCCGCTTTTGGCCGGACCGGACATGGCGGCGTTTTGCCAGGAGCTTTCCGGGGTGTCGCTGCCGGTGGTCATTCGCGGCCAGGGCGAGGCCGTGGGCAGCCTGCTTTTTACCCACAAGGGGATATCCGGGCCGGCGGTGCTCGATGCCTCGATGTTTTGGCGCGGCGGCGAACTGGCCATCGACTTTTTGCCCGGGCTCGATCTCGAAGCGGTGCTGGCCGAAGCGCCCCGGCTGGAGATCAAAAACGCCCTGGCCCGGGTGCTGCCCAAGCGGCTGGCCGGCGAGGTGGCCCAAAAGCTGGCGCTGGCCGGCCCGGTGGCCGGGCTCTCGCCCAAGGCCCGGCGCGAACTGGCCGCCAAGCTGGTCGCCTTTCCCTTCACCCCGGGCAAAGCCGAGGGCTACGCCAAGGCCGAGGTGACCATTGGCGGCGTGGATACGGCGGCCATATCCTCCAAGACCCTGGAGGCCACGCGGGTCCCGGGGCTGTATGTGATTGGCGAATTGCTTGACGTGACGGGCCGGCTGGGCGGGTTTAACCTGCACTGGGCCTACGCCTCCGGCTTTGCCGCCGGCGAGAGCGCCTAG
- a CDS encoding FAD-dependent oxidoreductase, producing MALFGRDKKKADADEPAQVQATPKRLIPEDNLPELTKFFDAMQEPVELVVFTDPQQNAPYNSFMESLCRELSEITPKITARFLALDSPEAKLYGVDFSPTLLLAPDRCQIRYLGAPLGEEARTLIETIMRLSLGKSGLTQISRQLLQELDEKRHVQVFVNPSCPYCPGQVGNAFRCAVERPDLVSAVCVDSSQHQALAEKYHVGSVPHTIINETFSTLGLLPEERFVVELVTLKSAEELLAQQRAAGVAPADGLPVVELDVVVAGGGPAGLTAAIYAARSGMSAVVLEKSVIGGQVTVTPVVENYPGFASVPGKRLMEMIAEQARSYAEIHEGEGIEEVKVGKHVEVYTDKAVYVAKALILATGAAWRKLGTPGEDRYFGFGVSYCSTCDGYLYRGKKAVVVGGGNTALTDALHLKNLGVDVTLIHRRPEFRAEQHLQDALAKEGIPAILGTTVAEILGSDTQVTGVRLHDVADGTEREIPTDAVFVAIGLTPNTAIAQELGLTLDDHGYIVTDRGKRTSIPRIYAAGDVTGGSQQIVNAVGDGSTAALSAFEDTTNPYWKKGKAVS from the coding sequence ATGGCCCTTTTCGGACGCGACAAAAAGAAAGCCGACGCGGATGAGCCCGCCCAGGTCCAGGCGACGCCCAAGCGCCTTATTCCTGAAGACAATCTACCCGAGCTGACCAAGTTCTTCGATGCCATGCAGGAGCCTGTGGAGCTTGTGGTCTTCACCGATCCCCAGCAAAACGCCCCCTACAACAGTTTCATGGAATCACTTTGCCGGGAACTGTCGGAAATAACCCCCAAAATTACAGCCCGCTTTCTCGCCCTGGACAGCCCCGAAGCCAAACTCTACGGCGTGGACTTCTCCCCCACCCTGCTGCTGGCCCCGGACCGCTGCCAGATCCGCTATCTCGGCGCGCCCCTTGGCGAAGAGGCGCGCACGCTCATTGAGACCATCATGCGCCTGTCCCTGGGGAAAAGCGGACTGACCCAGATTTCCCGGCAACTGCTCCAGGAACTCGACGAGAAACGCCATGTCCAGGTGTTCGTCAATCCGTCGTGCCCCTACTGCCCGGGACAGGTGGGCAACGCCTTTCGTTGCGCCGTGGAGCGCCCGGACCTCGTATCCGCCGTCTGCGTCGATTCCTCCCAGCATCAGGCCCTGGCCGAAAAGTACCATGTGGGCAGCGTCCCCCACACCATCATTAATGAGACGTTTTCCACCCTGGGCCTGCTGCCTGAGGAACGCTTCGTGGTGGAATTGGTGACGCTTAAAAGCGCTGAAGAGCTCCTGGCCCAGCAGCGCGCCGCCGGCGTGGCCCCGGCCGACGGGCTGCCTGTGGTCGAACTGGACGTGGTGGTGGCCGGAGGCGGCCCGGCCGGGCTGACGGCCGCCATCTACGCCGCACGCAGCGGCATGAGCGCCGTTGTGCTGGAAAAAAGCGTCATCGGCGGCCAGGTGACCGTGACGCCGGTGGTCGAGAACTACCCGGGCTTTGCCAGTGTGCCGGGCAAACGGCTGATGGAAATGATCGCCGAACAGGCCCGCAGCTATGCCGAGATCCACGAAGGCGAGGGCATCGAGGAAGTCAAGGTGGGCAAGCATGTGGAGGTCTACACCGACAAGGCCGTGTATGTGGCCAAGGCGTTGATTCTGGCCACCGGGGCGGCCTGGCGCAAGCTCGGCACACCGGGCGAAGACCGCTATTTCGGTTTTGGCGTCAGCTATTGCTCCACCTGCGACGGCTATCTCTATCGGGGGAAAAAGGCCGTGGTGGTCGGCGGCGGCAACACGGCGCTGACCGACGCGCTGCATTTGAAAAACCTCGGCGTGGACGTGACGCTGATCCACCGCCGGCCGGAGTTTCGGGCCGAGCAGCATTTACAGGACGCCCTGGCCAAGGAGGGCATCCCCGCCATCCTCGGAACCACTGTGGCGGAGATTCTCGGCAGCGACACCCAGGTGACCGGCGTGCGCCTGCATGACGTGGCCGACGGCACCGAGCGGGAAATCCCGACCGATGCCGTGTTCGTGGCCATCGGCCTGACGCCCAACACGGCCATTGCCCAGGAACTGGGCCTGACGCTCGACGACCACGGCTACATCGTCACCGACCGGGGCAAACGCACCTCGATTCCGCGCATCTACGCCGCCGGCGACGTGACCGGCGGTTCCCAGCAGATCGTCAACGCCGTGGGCGACGGCTCCACAGCGGCGCTGTCGGCCTTCGAGGACACCACCAATCCGTACTGGAAAAAGGGCAAAGCAGTCTCCTAA
- a CDS encoding peroxiredoxin, whose product MSETPWPGEGSPAPDFSLSDADGHNHALADFSGRWLVLYFYPKDSTSGCTTEAVEFSGLLPRFLALGADVVGISRDKPASHRKFIDKHELTVTLLSDPDTTTLAAYGAWRAKKVCGKDCVGTVRSTFLIDPKGVVRKAWPQVAKAAGHAEAVLAALTGLAGN is encoded by the coding sequence ATGAGCGAGACCCCCTGGCCCGGCGAAGGCAGCCCGGCCCCGGATTTCTCCTTGTCCGACGCGGACGGGCACAACCACGCCCTGGCCGATTTTTCCGGCCGGTGGCTGGTGCTCTATTTTTATCCCAAGGATTCCACCAGCGGCTGCACCACCGAGGCTGTGGAATTTTCCGGACTCCTGCCCCGGTTCCTGGCCCTGGGGGCCGATGTCGTCGGCATAAGCCGCGACAAGCCGGCCAGCCACCGCAAATTTATCGACAAGCACGAATTGACCGTCACGCTCTTGTCCGACCCGGACACCACGACCCTGGCCGCCTACGGGGCCTGGCGGGCCAAAAAGGTCTGCGGCAAGGACTGCGTGGGCACGGTGCGCTCCACCTTTCTTATCGATCCCAAGGGCGTCGTACGCAAAGCCTGGCCGCAAGTGGCCAAGGCTGCCGGCCACGCTGAAGCCGTGCTGGCCGCGCTCACCGGGCTGGCTGGAAACTAG
- a CDS encoding lytic transglycosylase domain-containing protein, with translation MPRLFFRVLLPMLFLAATGLCPLPPAQAAAGPKMVSAPSPGATEIHGLILPDPVAAGRRDKMLREAGHKFNEKKATSCKYPEVIVDAKLLGLVNSHSKKNGLDPRLVYALIEQESRFNPCAVSPKGAQGLMQIMPDTQKLLGLTEPFDPERNIAAGTRYLRAMLDRFQTEVMALAAYNAGPGAVAKHGGVPPYDETKDYVLKVVDRYFMLRLRYPDEGIGVIHQKLAAGDLPPAKLEKP, from the coding sequence ATGCCTCGCCTGTTTTTTCGGGTTCTGTTGCCCATGCTGTTTTTGGCCGCGACCGGTCTTTGTCCGTTGCCTCCGGCTCAGGCTGCGGCCGGTCCGAAGATGGTCAGCGCCCCTTCGCCTGGGGCCACGGAAATTCACGGCCTGATCCTGCCCGACCCGGTGGCGGCCGGCCGGCGCGACAAAATGTTGCGGGAGGCCGGGCACAAGTTTAACGAGAAAAAGGCCACGAGCTGCAAGTATCCGGAAGTGATCGTCGATGCCAAGCTCCTCGGTCTGGTCAACAGCCACAGCAAGAAAAACGGTCTGGACCCCCGGCTGGTCTATGCCCTGATCGAGCAGGAATCGCGCTTTAATCCTTGTGCCGTCTCGCCCAAGGGAGCCCAGGGGCTCATGCAGATCATGCCCGACACCCAGAAGCTGCTGGGCCTGACCGAGCCGTTTGATCCCGAGCGCAACATTGCCGCCGGCACCCGGTATCTGCGCGCTATGCTCGACCGGTTTCAGACCGAAGTCATGGCCCTGGCCGCCTACAACGCCGGTCCCGGAGCCGTGGCCAAACACGGCGGCGTGCCGCCCTATGACGAAACCAAGGATTATGTCTTAAAGGTCGTTGACCGCTATTTCATGTTGCGTCTACGCTATCCCGACGAGGGGATCGGTGTGATCCACCAGAAGCTGGCCGCCGGGGACTTGCCTCCGGCCAAACTGGAGAAGCCATGA